The nucleotide sequence gatgactttgaggaaggcaagtgtacccaaaggccccttgttacctatgaactactaccacttacattcatgcatgagtttaatttgaattgcctttaaggactttacctagatgattcattgtaccacatatccttgatacctgggtttattgggtaggcattttggatagatgctgcagcgcttaacatgaagtaattgttaaacatatttaaagactatatgcaatgagataaaatggaacttttagcaatagatagggggctagagtacggggttgagtactctagtgcctctccataaggactttatcctgaagcggcaacctaggagggaccgtacaaccctgagtgtcaaatggctctgactttaacctattatctagtttgtactagctcgtctgtagctccagtaaggggtaagagggtatctttcctttttttgttagggtgtgcaccgtgctgcgatgcccacgtgtgccattcctttgtagctatgatttgttagtgcaactagctaagggtttcatagtgaaactctgccacacttcctgggaagaggtgtagtgggtctcgcgaacccctgcattgggaatcatggctcggtgggtaaagatgtacaatttctgcagaaataattaacctgttataacagccatgctcacggatacgagcggtctggatccttcgagattagtggttactgtggatgatggatggttgggaattgagacaaagctggatgatactttaataccacttgggatttgggactgttcattaaagtagtaattcaggttgctaaaaattgatcaactaaaattgcgaaccgcagtcaaacagtgtcaagcctatttgagcctcatagatccctttgttatacttgctaagcatggtgagcttacacttgctttacatcaaatgaaaatcccggatgggtaacagataatggatatgaagagtttccagaggatgtccaggactactaggaagacgttcaccagttggagtccctgtggcagttgggctagtttttccgctgtgtttataataatattgccttcgagcaaactttgtatttaactttatgatgagatatgcgatgtaataagtactttactttgatactactacaatttgtgatatatgtgtgtgtttggacatcctgggcgcacatatatgagtgcTTGGTTTTGCTttacaaaattgggtgcgacaaaaaCGAAGGAATATGGGCACCTACGGTCGCGGTGAGTGATGGCAAAGCTTCGGGGTGCGTCGAAGGCATTGATTGGGCACCAGAGTAGGCGGATGACGACAGCAGTGCGAGCTCGGTTGTGGCCAACGGAAGCGAGAGAAGGAGGGCTCAGCTATGgactttataggtgagaggggcACTGCGGTAGAAGGAAAGCAAGCACACAGATCGTGAATCATGGATTTGCGAGCCTCTTCCTCGGTTGGCACGGCCGCGGTGGCAACTTGATGAGCTTGGCAACGCCATCACCCGACGGCgaagaaaggaaaggggaagACAGATGCTGACAAGTAGGTCCCGGTCGccagagaaagggagagagagggcGAGCGGCGTGGCGCGAAGCAGGCCAAGCAGCGCGCCGAGCTGGGCCACGTTGGTGGGCAACGGGCACGCAGCGTGCGAGTGAAAGGGAGACGTGGAGCGACGACACGGAGTGGGCTGCCGAGCAGGCTGGCGTAGAGCGGGTCATGAGCGTGAAggtgggaagggaggggaggcgtTGGCTAGGCCACCAGCAGGCCAGGcgtaggaaagaaaaagaaaaagaaaaattggGCTGATTCTAGAGTTGGGCTGGAAGGGGAGAAAGAAGTAAGTTTTTAAAAGAAATTCCTTTACTATTTTCTGAGCTTTGAAAAATGATCACtttcaaatgaaatttgaattcaatgtCAAACtacctagccctacactcaaccaaaaacagtATGCTTTgccatgaatgcaacaaacatgtttttaaaccttatagttaattttaattaaCCAAAATTGATTATTTGGCCTAGGTTAAAATGCATAGAAAATCAGAGAAATGCACAAATTTCATTACTAATTTAtagttgaaatttttgggtgttacaatagaGCTCGCTCTTAATAATGACAAAGGACTTAGCATGACGCGTGAGCCATCGAACCTCCATTTTGTCCGTTGGCagcgcctcacggaggaggtagtcgaggtaaggcatcctccagtcggCCAAAGGGTCGCaagatcctcgtcaagctccatgacttcggggtcggatggagccgCCGACTGGTTAGCCCTCGAGCCCAGGGCAGGCAGCCCGTCACCGGTTTGTTCTGGCTCCTCGTAGCAAACCGAGGGCTTATACTGATCGCTGGCTAAGACGCCCATCGACAACGGCTCTCGGTCGGATGCCGTTTTTGCCAGCACGttggccgcctcattgagatgccttgggatgtgattgagctcgagactatCGAACTTGTCCCCTAGTTGGTGAACTTCTTGGTCATATGCCGCCATTTtggcgttgtggcagcttgattccttcatgacttggtcgatgaccagctaggagtcgccccggaTGTCAAGCTgccggatacccaactcgatggcgatgcgtaggccattgatgtgtgcctcatacttggccatattgttggaggaggggaaatggatgcgaaccatgtatctcatgcataccccgaggggcgaaacaaagaccagccccacatcggtacctttcttcatcagcgatccatcgaagtacatcatccaatactcttggtcgatgactgttGGTGGTATTTGGATCTTGAtccactctacaatgaaatcGACCAGCATTtgagacttgatggccgtccaaggggcatatgaaatgccttgacctatCAGCTCGAGTggccacttcatgattcttcctgtggcttcctggttttggacgacctcgccgagagggaaggacatcacgatCATCAccagatgtgactcaaagtagtgacgcaacttcctcttgccaatcagacaagacctcgctaatgaagtacataggacGCTActctttgagggcgtgtccctcttcttctcgctctaccaccagggcgacgctgaccacttgcgtggtggatgcaatgtagagcagaagtggttccccATCGGTCGAGGGGACTAGGATTGGGGCCTtcgtcaggagctgcttgaccttgttaATTGCCTCTTGGGCCTCGGGCGTCTATTCAAAATGGtcagccttcttcagaagccgatagaggcaGAGACCTTATTCACCGAGGCGTGAGAAAAAGTGTCTGAGCAcagcgaggcaccctgtaactcattgtacaccctttatattctgaatcgggccccattctcatgatggccgagatcttctccttgttggcttcgatgccgcgctcggagatgataaaacccagcagcatacgcCTTGGGACCCAAAAAACATATTtcttggggttgagtttgatgccgtttgcttagagtttcacaaaggtctACTCTATGTTGGCTACGACCtggtcagcctgtttggacttgaccatgatgtcatctacataggcctcaatggtttgccTGATGAGGtcaccgaaacacttgagcatacaacgttgATACATAGCCCCCGCAttttttagaccgaacggcattatgacatagcagaatgaaccaaatggggtgatgaaagatggcATGAGTTGGTCGCACTCTTTCATCattatttgatggtacccggagtacgcatcaaggaagtaaagggttttgcaccctgaggtcgagtccaCTAGTTGGtcaatgcatggcaaaggaaatggatgctttggacatgctttgttgagacccatgtagtcaacacacattctctatttcccactcttttttcataaaagaacaggattggctaatcaattggggtggtatacttccttgatgaacccgaccgccaaaagcttcgcaatctcctcaccgatggccctgcatttctcctcatcgaagcggcgcaggcgctgcttcaccggtttggagcctagcctgatcttcaaggtgtgctcagcAACTCCTcttggaatgcctagcatatctaagggtttccacgcaaagatgtctctattggcatggaggaagttagcgagtgcgctttcctatttggaggaaagtgtgaTGCTGATGCACACCACTTTTCCCTAGGAGCCACTGGgctctatgaggacctccttggaacCCTCTATAGGCTTGCAAGACCTGGCCATCTGCTTGGGGTTGGgcgcttcttcgacgacctcctccctgatggccgcaagctcttttGAGGCAACAATTATAGCGGCCTGTTCACAGCAcatgacctcgcactcgtaggtgcgctagaaggtgtcgatggtgatgatcccGCATGGACCtgacatcttcaacttcagataggtgtagttagggatggccatgaacttcacgtagcttGGATGTCCttggatggcatggtaggtcccatggaacccgaccacctcgaaggtaagggtctctatcctataattggtcagatTCCCGAAGGTGACGGGCAAATTGATtagtccaagtggcatggcctgctttctaggtacgatgccatggaaaggtgccccgATTGTTTGGATGCGCGATCGATCGAtacccatggcgtcgagcatttcagcgtacatgatgttgaggccgttgcctccatccatcagcaccttgctgagccacttcatgccgatgattgggtcgaccacgagcgggtatCTTCTCGGCTATAGGACACTTTTGGGTGgttggtctgatcaaaggttatggagGCCTTCGACCATCGAAGGAAGGAAGGCACGGCTAGGTCAATCGTATAGACCTCATAGCGCGTAAGCTTTTGgtgacgcttggagtcataggccaccaacactccaaagatcatgaggcagccgaccctccaaagatcatgaggtagccatccagcaTCGGCAATCTACCTTCCTTCCCTTTGGTGTCGTCCATggctggcttgggctccttcctatactccccttgttggagcctccagacaagaaccacttcataagggcacagtccttgtataggtgcttgatggggaaagcatggttcgggcatggccctttgagtagcttctcaaagtggtctggggtaccctcggtgggctttagACCCCCCCCTATggtcggcagtggccacgagcgagccctcgcgccacttcttgttcttcttcttattgggaTAGTTGGAGGCACCTTTGCCGGTGTCCTCATCCTACTTTGCCTTGCCCATGGGGCGGTCAAAAattgctccgaccacctcctcacccAAGGCATcgctggtggcgatgttgaggagctccttggtggtttgtgggcccttacCTCTTAGTTTATaaaccagggactcacaggtggtcccggataggaaagctcctatgacatcggtGTCGGCAgtcggtaccatggtgggaagacagcgttgaggatgtgtcagccaaaggcctaaggtcccgacaagtcagggctcgggcttcagtccttgcTGCTATCATAGCGTCCACCACGACGAAGGtagtagccatggctagcctcctccctctcattgtCGTGGGCATGCCTATGGGCCTCTAGGGTGTCACGCGTAGCATGGTGGAGCCCAAGACACTCATGCACCGATGTCGTGGTGCATGGCCTGCTGCCTTGctatgcctggtggactgacacgtcctTGTCGAGTCACTCTGAGGGCACGTGCTGGCTGGCGTTGAGCTTACGTCATTGGGACAATGAGATCTTTTCCTGCTACACTATCgcatgctcgagtagcgtgcaAATCTTGCGATGGGCCCGATGATCATTGGGCATTGTGGGCCCTAGAAGCTCCTGGAGGAAGGCCACCATggtagcgatgttctggcttgcccgggtgaagtgtgggagggctttatcgtcctcgatgatcctccagttcatgtCGTGGGCCACGGTGCAcgcacgcccaccatctccatggcgctcgatctctcactCAATCTCTGTGTGTTCCTGCtcaagctggagtcatgcttcttcaagctcttggtgctgcaccctcagctgctctattggtaggcgaggtggggcccctgcatccccctcgacttTGTCATCAAGGTCATCcattggggtagcccctccctcgtggatgcttttgatgtatctctcgagggtacctgccatgaaacattctcacgaggggtggtggctccccctgctagagttagagtaagagggcgactctgattctcccatgagaaggtcatggaaagattccatgacatattcaggcatccccacaaactcatcgttcataggggatgggggcatgccctgcaccacaaggtggccaacggtctttgTGGTGTGGCCTAGACCAAATGGGAGGGTTGTTGAAGCGCTTTGGATGAGGTATTCTGAGGAGAGTGGCTCTCCTTCAGCAAGCTACGTCATgatgttggcgaacgagaaggtgaggcaacGCAGGTCCTCCCGGGATGGTTGAGTCGTTTCTAGGAAGGCACTAAGCTAGTGCTCTAGCCTCCTATCATTGAAGCCAAGGAGCTTATCGCTGCTAGGGGCCTCTAGTGCGtgtagctatagctcctcaagcacctcgaaGTGGAGATGATGGACAACAGTGGGaacctgcgccaactctccctccatcataaTGATAAAGTCGAGGTTCTCGAAGCGCACATGCATGCTTGGGGTCCAGCtgacgccatgactagccatctgaggcctgatatAGATGTCGAGACACACAAAAAGCCCCAACCTAGTGCGCCAACTATTGGCATTTTTGGACCATCGATGATTAAATTTATGTTtgtgtgtctggctcggatggtgtgctcagaggacacaagggtttatactagttcaggcggaacatccctatgtccagttcattgctgctcatgttaccatcacttggtttgcagtaggggtgtGGGGGTATGGGCCCCAGTATtcacaagataagacatgggccacaccatcagaggtggcccagcccacaagatcaaggtgtccACGGCGCTGCTCACCGTGCACCACAaaatattatatagtaccaaataggctactttccttgtaaccctacccctccagagtatataaggagaggtaggggtcccctagcagacaaTGACAGACATGTcgctacatctcaatgcaatacatcagaacacaagatgaaggtattacgtcatactgacggctgaacctgtctaaatcttgtgtcttggtgcttgtattaccatctcgctcacccctacgacaaatctaccatcatgggatacccctcagtggactgccaatgatattctatcgatagttggtgcaccaggtaggggtgtgcgcttgatccatggcgagccagatggacttCAAGATGAGCATCACGTTCTCAGCGAGATCGACTTTCGATTTTGTACGGGAATCTTTCATCATTATCATCTGTGGTGATTTAGCTCCTTGCGCACTTCAACCTATAGAGCACCAAGCCTAGGTGCAACCACCTCGTCTTGCTCGTGACACACTTGTCGAATCCTCGGCAGCATCGTCGACAAGCAAGGCGTCCAGATCAAGCCCAACTTTGACACGAGGGCGATCTGTTCTGACCGACTCTCCTAATCCAAGACAAATCATGGCATACACATGGTCCGTTAGCAGCGACGTACGAAGCAACTCAACCCTAGCGGATCAGATCTGATCCCATCATGATGCCTAACCTGTTTACCAAATGATCCATGATTCAGTCTGGCTCATGATTCACAGCCACGCAAGCAAATACGGAGCCACCATACTATCTTACAGAACCAtgcaaccaaggaagcatatatgtGGTATATAGGGCCATGCATCAATGGAGCGCGTATACATGTATGTCCTCGTTTTTTGCATAGCATCGATACTTCGTACAAGCCCAAGTTAGATCACCACACAAgccaacgacgacgacgagtacTCCAGCGGCGGCAAAGGCTGCTCCTACTGCTTCTACACCATCATCGATCGCGAGCTGCCCGAGTCGCCAACCACTAATATAAGGACAATGTTGCCTggactacttactccgaccacccaccatgacaaccgcgaccgccgccatgacgacAGTTCGGAAAGCTCGAGGGCTAGACAATTTCGTCAACGCCGACTAGATAACGCCAAACATCaccgaccagactttctgtctaaagatAAGTCACATTTTAATATTCTTTCAAATATTTTCCAATCATTttatatcaccataatgtttcttcgagttgttttctccatatttgctctccaaacaattttccaAACCCCCAAACAgccacgttgatgctcggacgcctctagagacggccctgtctctggctcctccctacacatgcatgagcgtctgccctctgcattatgggtggtcagcagcgACTCCTTAgcgatgcctattcctcctacacatgcacggactctgcgctcgacgttatggactatgggctagctagggctggagactcagctacacactaactggctaggcggtttatattaaatataaatacatcttcactccaaCTGATCGGTGGGCTACATACACTATTTTTTtcttcggagttcatatatttttacatcatgtactacccgttctacatatttgtattgtaggatcatcgtccaggtgatcagaccacttggtgctcggacttctccaccgatcaattggtcggaccgcttggttcatggactctgtcgctgaccagttgattggactgttcaccggtcgcttctattcaatgctcacttcaccgctgaccagttgaccagactgttcatcactcgtgcttcatcgctagctacgccactTATGCCTTGGCACCcggattctttgtgctcgaggactaagtgggcacacttcaccgcacggacatcgccagctacgccggggactccttggtgcacggacatcgctagctatgtcggggactcctcggtgctcagacatcgctagctatgtcaGGAACTCCTCAGTGTTCGTCAGCTATGCCAgaaactcctcgctgctcggatgTCGCCAGTTGCACCGGGAACTCcacggtgcttggacatcgctgcctacgccggggactccttagcGCTCGGACATCAGCAGCTATgccaggaactcctcgctgctcaaATGTCACCActtatgccggggactcctcgctgctcggacgtcATCAGTTGTGCTAGGAACTCCtctgtgctcggacatcaccgcctacgccggggactccttggcactcggacatcactagctatgccgggaactcctcgctacttggacatcgccgcctatgccagggactcctcactacTTGAACATTGCCAAtggcgccgaggactcctcgctcctcggtgcttggacatcgccagcgatgcaggggactcctcgctcctcggtgctcggacatcacccgcgacaccgaggactcctcgctcctcagtacTCGGTCACCACCAGCAATgttggggactcccttgctgctcggatcttgctatgtcttattggtgtgctatcaagctgctccatgctgtttggatcagggtgctgatcttgggcagcatgtctagggacttgatacgc is from Miscanthus floridulus cultivar M001 chromosome 7, ASM1932011v1, whole genome shotgun sequence and encodes:
- the LOC136466097 gene encoding uncharacterized protein, producing the protein MKWLSKVLMDGGNGLNIMYAEMLDAMGIDRSRIQTIGAPFHGIVPRKQAMPLGLINLPVTFGNLTNYRIETLTFEVVGFHGTYHAIQGHPSYVKFMAIPNYTYLKLKMSGPCGIITIDTF